From Cellulomonas dongxiuzhuiae, the proteins below share one genomic window:
- a CDS encoding HAMP domain-containing sensor histidine kinase encodes MTSGPEPHARHARGDSERWRLPDVRPLDPLRSIKMKLGVLVAATVTLAAFVIWVGYGQALGPSRTLPLAIALSLVVTQILARGMTSPLREMTEAARAMAGGDYSRRVRSTSRDEVGQLAEAFNTMADDLQQLDTFRRELVANVSHELRTPVTALQAVLENMVDGVSEPDPATLQVALAQTERLSRLVSSLLDLSRVEAGAMDLRLEEVHVGELLRQAADEASLVGADKHLRFSVDVEPADLTVPADPERLHQVVANLLQNAARHSPPDEEVRVVARRDGHDVRVDVIDRGPGIARDQRAHVFERFVRGNTPALTGQGSTGGTGLGLAIVRWAVELHGGSVAVADSASGCTMRVLLPADGAVRRGGLPRTRP; translated from the coding sequence GTGACGTCCGGCCCCGAGCCGCACGCCCGGCACGCCCGCGGGGACTCCGAGCGCTGGCGCCTGCCCGACGTGCGCCCGCTCGACCCGCTGCGCAGCATCAAGATGAAGCTGGGCGTGCTGGTCGCGGCGACCGTCACGCTGGCCGCGTTCGTCATCTGGGTGGGGTACGGGCAGGCGCTCGGCCCGAGCCGCACGCTGCCCCTGGCGATCGCGCTGTCCCTGGTTGTCACGCAGATCCTCGCGCGCGGCATGACGTCGCCCCTGCGCGAGATGACCGAGGCGGCGCGGGCCATGGCAGGCGGCGACTACAGCCGCCGCGTGCGCTCGACGAGCCGCGACGAGGTCGGGCAGCTCGCCGAGGCGTTCAACACGATGGCCGACGACCTCCAGCAGCTGGACACGTTCCGTCGCGAGCTCGTCGCGAACGTCTCGCACGAGCTGCGCACGCCCGTCACCGCGCTGCAGGCCGTGCTCGAGAACATGGTCGACGGTGTCAGCGAGCCCGACCCGGCCACGCTCCAGGTCGCGCTCGCGCAGACCGAGCGGCTCTCGCGTCTCGTGTCGTCGCTGCTCGACCTGTCGCGGGTGGAGGCCGGTGCGATGGACCTGCGCCTCGAGGAGGTCCACGTCGGCGAGCTGCTGCGGCAGGCGGCCGACGAGGCGTCGCTCGTGGGCGCGGACAAGCACCTGCGCTTCTCCGTCGACGTCGAGCCGGCGGACCTCACGGTCCCGGCCGACCCCGAGCGCCTGCACCAGGTGGTCGCGAACCTCCTGCAGAACGCCGCGCGCCACTCGCCGCCCGACGAGGAGGTGCGCGTCGTCGCGCGCCGCGACGGGCACGACGTGCGGGTCGACGTGATCGACCGCGGTCCGGGCATCGCGCGGGACCAGCGCGCGCACGTGTTCGAGCGCTTCGTGCGCGGCAACACCCCCGCGCTGACCGGTCAGGGCTCGACGGGTGGCACGGGCCTGGGGCTGGCGATCGTCCGCTGGGCGGTCGAGCTGCACGGCGGCTCGGTCGCGGTCGCCGACTCGGCGTCCGGCTGCACGATGCGCGTGCTCCTGCCGGCGGACGGTGCGGTCCGCCGCGGAGGGCTGCCGCGGACCCGCCCTTGA
- a CDS encoding response regulator transcription factor: MVTTVSRPGVTTVLVVEDEPAIAQAIVHRLTAEGWTVEAVGDGHAGVAAAARLQPDVVVLDVMLPGIDGLEVCRQIQAERPVPVLMLTARDDETDMLVGLGVGADDYMTKPFSMRELVARTKVLLRRTERAARAAELATVQHPDPPLVVGDVTIDSAQRRVQRAGAEVHLTPTEFDLLLTLASSPRTVLTRERLLADVWDWVDASGTRTVDSHIKALRRKLGSDLIRTVHGVGYAYEPAGDAPADDADGSS, from the coding sequence ATGGTCACCACCGTGTCGCGTCCGGGCGTCACCACCGTCCTCGTCGTGGAGGACGAGCCCGCCATCGCCCAGGCGATCGTGCACCGTCTCACCGCGGAGGGCTGGACCGTCGAGGCCGTCGGGGACGGTCACGCCGGCGTGGCCGCCGCGGCCCGCCTCCAGCCCGACGTCGTCGTGCTGGACGTCATGCTGCCGGGGATCGACGGGCTCGAGGTCTGTCGGCAGATCCAGGCCGAGCGGCCGGTACCGGTCCTCATGCTGACCGCCCGCGACGACGAGACGGACATGCTCGTGGGTCTCGGCGTCGGCGCCGACGACTACATGACCAAGCCGTTCTCGATGCGCGAGCTCGTCGCCCGCACCAAGGTGCTGCTGCGCCGCACGGAGCGCGCCGCGCGCGCCGCCGAGCTGGCCACCGTGCAGCATCCCGACCCGCCGCTGGTGGTCGGGGACGTGACGATCGACAGCGCGCAGCGACGCGTGCAGCGCGCAGGCGCAGAGGTGCACCTGACGCCCACGGAGTTCGACCTGCTGCTGACGCTCGCCTCCTCGCCGCGCACCGTCCTGACGCGCGAGCGGCTGCTGGCCGACGTGTGGGACTGGGTCGACGCGAGCGGCACGCGGACGGTCGACTCGCACATCAAGGCGCTGCGCCGCAAGCTCGGGTCCGACCTCATCCGCACGGTGCACGGGGTCGGGTACGCGTACGAGCCGGCCGGGGACGCCCCCGCCGACGACGCGGACGGGAGCTCGTGA